The nucleotide window CACCCACGAAGAACTCAAGACGGTCTTCAACTGGATTGAGGAAAAGAAGTAGGGTTGCCCTTATTGGTCTCCGCTCCGGCTGGTTCGGAGCGGGGACCAGAAATTTTGTTTTACGGCGGCGTCATAGCGTGCGCCCCGGCTGGCTTGACTGTTTTCGGACAGGGCGGGCATAACTGGACAAGACCTCATAAGGTCAAGGAGCGTCCATGAAACTGACCGTTAAGCTGAGCACCACCCTGCGAGACTATGTGCCGGACTACGTGCCGGAAACAGGCCTGCAGGTGGAAATGCCGGAAGGAAGCACCGTGGCCCAGTTGGCGCAACATCTGGGTTTGCCGCCGCAAGACATAAAAATTGTCATGGTCAACGGACGCCAGCAGAAGGTGAGCGATCTCATGCGCGACGGAGACCGTATTGCCTATTTTCCGGCTGTCGGAGGAGGCTAGGCCCGTTGACCATGACAATATCTGATCTGCACCAGTTCTTCAGCCCTTATGCCCGGGCAAGATATCAGGCAGAATCTGCTGGAAATGCGCAGGAAACTTTGTTCGTGAGCCTTGAGGGCTTGCGCCTTTGGGCTGCGTCCCAGGCTCTGACGCTACGTGCTGCCATGATTTACCTGTTGGGGCGGAACATCTGGCCGGAGCGCTTTCGCCGGAATTTCGGGCTGGTCACAGCGGAGGAAATGGCGCGGCTGCTGCAAAGCCGTGCGCTAGTGCTGGGCTGCGGCGGTCTGGGGGGACATGTGGCCGAACTGTTGGCCCGCTCCGGGGTGGGGAGCATTCGGCTGGTGGATAACGATGTGTTTGACGAGAGCAATCTCAACCGCCAGCGGTTCTGTTCCGAGCGTATGCTGGGGCAGCGCAAGGTCTGCGTAGTGCGCAATGCCCTGGCGGATATTGCCAGCCACGTGGAGACTGAAGCTCTTGGATTAGTGGCTGATGAGGGCAATCTGCCCGATCTAGTGGCTGGTATGGACGTGGCTCTGGACTGTCTGGATAACATCAGCGCCAAAACAGCTCTGGAGCGGGCAGCCCTTGCTGCTGGTGTGCCCTTTGTTCACGGTTCCGTACTGCGCGAAGAAGGTTTTTGCTACGCCAACTCAGGCCCGCAGGCGCGTCTTGAGGCGCTTTACCCTCAGGGGCAGAGCGACAGTGAGCTTGAGCATGCAAGGGGCGAAGGCGTTGGGGCGCTGGCTCCGGCTTCGGTTGCCTGCCTCATGGCCAAGCTGGCTCTGCGGGCCATTTTGAGCCGCACCGCAGGCAGCGCCCTGTTCCACCTTGACCTCTCCGTGCCAGAAATGGAGCGTTTTGACTGGGCGGGCAAGGCCTAGCCGTTCATTCCATGCCCTATTTTCCAGCATATTCCCAGATAATCTGCCCGGTTTTTTCCGTGCCGTAACCGCCCATGCCCTCCACGGTCTGGCGGAATGCCTCGCTGCGGATAACA belongs to Desulfovibrio desulfuricans DSM 642 and includes:
- a CDS encoding MoaD/ThiS family protein, which produces MKLTVKLSTTLRDYVPDYVPETGLQVEMPEGSTVAQLAQHLGLPPQDIKIVMVNGRQQKVSDLMRDGDRIAYFPAVGGG
- a CDS encoding HesA/MoeB/ThiF family protein, yielding MIYLLGRNIWPERFRRNFGLVTAEEMARLLQSRALVLGCGGLGGHVAELLARSGVGSIRLVDNDVFDESNLNRQRFCSERMLGQRKVCVVRNALADIASHVETEALGLVADEGNLPDLVAGMDVALDCLDNISAKTALERAALAAGVPFVHGSVLREEGFCYANSGPQARLEALYPQGQSDSELEHARGEGVGALAPASVACLMAKLALRAILSRTAGSALFHLDLSVPEMERFDWAGKA